AGGTTAAGCAATCCTCTTTAGTAAAGGCCTTGCAACCAATATGCATCCCATCAATCTCCGGATAGTTCCTTACAGAGTATGGATCTAAAGCAGAGAGGTCGCTAGCTTTGTAAGAAGCACACCCTGTCAAGAGTAGCGTCAAAAGAAAAAGGGTCCATTTCATCCGTTATCTCCAAAGAATATATTCGGAGTGTAACGAGAGAGCTTTTTTTTGTCGAAAAGAAAGCCCTCTACTTTTGACCGAATAGTAACTGGGCCCAAGTTTTATCTTTAACCACTCTCTTAAAATCATGAAGGCTATGCCCTCCATCACATATCCTGATATAGCGTTCAGGATGAGATAAAACAGGATTTGTAGTAAGTGGATCTTTACTCGTTGCAAGGTTTATATGATAATGGCTTTTCTTAGCGCGGTATCCATCCCATATAATCCTCCAGAGCTTCTTACTCTTACAACATCTTGAGGCAAACTGTCCTCCTCTTGAGTGCCCTGTAAAAGCTACGACTTCACCCCACTTTGGTTCTCCATACTTCTTGTCATACTTCTTTATGTATTTATCTTCCCAAGCCTTGACTGTCTTCGTCATTGAAAATAGTAACATTTTTGTTACTATTGGGGATGTTGAAACATTTTCGATCCATTGAATATCATTATTACTCCCTTGGAATGACACAACATGAACCTTTCGGTGCCCCTTTTGGATACAAAATAGCCCTAATACCCACGGATATGACGAGACTTTTTCTAATTCCTTAAGAACGATTTTGCCTTCAGTCTGCTCCTCTAAGTATTTATTTACCGCATCTTTGTTTCTTTCGACTAGAGAGCCTTCTTCATAAACTGCATCAGCAACAGTCCAAACTTCATAAGGAGTTAGCTCACTACCTATTGGATCCACGGGCAACCTCTATTGAACCGCAGAAAGGGCTACTACCTTAGACTCCCCCGTCTTTTGATCAGACAAAGAAAGCTCAAATATAGGAGCATAATGAGCCTTTGGAACAAAAACAAGTGTCGTTGAATATGAGTTAGGCCTGATTTCAAAACTGTCTTTTGCTTTAACAGAGAAATCAGTATCGAGCGCACCATTGGCATTTGATGACTTAATTCCATCAACAATCGCAGGAATAAAAAGAAGAAAAGTAACAGGGAGAAAAAGAATGCCTCCAAGCGTATATCCCGTTACACGCCCCGCTGTTGATGTATGAACGGTTCGAGCAACTTCTTCAGGGCTTGCACAGATAAGACTTACTCCTTTGGTCGAAAAGAGATAGCTTTTATCACTTTGATTGTAAAATGTGAGTTGCACAGGCTGATATCCTTTCGCAATCACGTTGCGGTCAAGGTAGCTATAACAATCCTCAATAGTATAAGCCTTACAACCAATAGAAATCCCTTCCATATTCTCATAAATCCGCACATGCTCAGGATTCAGAGCGGAGAGAGAGTTTGCTTGATACGATGCACATCCGGTCAATAGAATCGCCATCCCAACCCCTAAGGACATAAATATTTTTCTCATTTGAGTTCTCTGTTAGATTTGACTGAGTCGATTTTAGCCTGTGAACTCATTTTTTGTCGAAGAGAGTTAGAGCCAAACCTGAGTCCAATCCGCCCTACGATTTCCTTATCCAAACCATAGCCAGGAAGGTATCCCGAAGTTTTTCCGCCAAGCTCAGTGTATAGAGCAATAAATCTATTTAGGTTTAACGTACTTGTCACCGACAGAGCCACCCCCCACCTGCGCTTATTTAATGAAGGGCGATAAGCCTCCCCGGTCTCATCCAACTCTTCTAGGGTTGCTGAAGTGACAAACACCCCTTGATTCCATCCATCAAAACGGAAACCCACGGTTCCTATTTTCCCTTGAAAAAAGTGGTCATAGGCAAACCCTGTTCCGAAACTTCTTTTCCCTCCTTTGAAATAGAAATAAAGAGGCTCTCCGTGAATCGTAAAAAAATTTTCTAAATATGCTTCTGGAGCATAAGGGGCGTATGCAATTTTCGCATTGGGAAGATAGCGAATATTTTCCCCCAATGAAATCATCGGAAAATTCCACGCTCTTCCCTCAGCAATATAGTAAAAGAATGCGTAATAGCTGTAAAACGTCATCGGATCAAGCCAGTTGAAAATCGACCAGCGGGTTAGCTGCCCTATCGTTAGATTATCGTTGATATAGGAAGCATTTTGTAGTTTGAGATACGCATCGATGTCATTCCCTTCAGAAATTCCGTCATTATTCAGTCTTCTGAGCTGAGTAATCAGAGTGTACCAGAAAAGAGACTGCTCCGCTTCAGCATAGGTCATGGCAAGTCGCCCATCAATCTCTCCTTGATGCATCCATTCCATTTTCAAATCACGAGCCAAGATGGCTTCAGCTTCAAGACCAGCAACAGCAACAGCCATCATATCCCCTACCTTAAAGGAGTCTTTTACATCAAAGTAGGTCGCACCACCCCAAGGAGTCACCGTATATTTTTTTGGTGTCACACCCAATTCTCTTAGCCGATATCCATGCCCAAAAATTTCATGTTGTGCTATAGATGTCATGGTATTGAGCTGCGACCAGAAAAGGATCTGCTCAGCAGCCCTCCCCCAAACCTTTGTTGTTGAATCTCGCCCCCCCCCTGGGAAAAGACGGTCCTCTCCCATAATGAGTAGATCCTGGGCAGTTATCAGATTTGTAGCTCCCGAATAGGGTGAGAAGTGAAGATCAACCATTACTGTTTGAGTAGCAACAGTCGTTCCCATTAATAATATTAAATATAAAGCTAAGATTCGTTTTTTCACAGGGACTTTTCATGAAAAAGTTTTGACATTGACTAAGATTTAACAGAAGATAACACTTCTGATTAACTTAGAGGTGTTTATGTCAAAGAAACAAGTGGCCAAGTTCTATTCTGAAGTAGATCAACTCCTAGATCAGCAAGCCTTCATTGAGTCCATAGAAATAGAATTCAAAGATATCCAAGACCCACGTGCTAAAGATAACTTGTCGTATCCGTTGGTTGCCCTACTAGTCATTATCTTAGCAGCGGTCATAGCTGGGGCTAATGCTATCATCCATATTCATGAGTATGCATGTACAAAAATCAGCTTATTCCAACGGCTTCTTGGAATCAAAAAACCTCCCAGCTATACAGTGTTTTGGTGGCTTCTCGTTATGCTAAACCCCCAAAAATTACAAGAGACTTTCATTCGATGGATGAAAGCTCTTCCTGTTGAAGTGAAAAAGCAAATTATCGCAATCGATGGTAAAAGGCTCAATGGGGCATCCAAGCAAACAGTTCATCTTGTCTCGGCTTGGGAAACAGGTCGAAGTTTGTTGCTAGGCCAAGTCAAAACAGAGGAAAAATCAAATGAAATTACTGCCATTCCAGAATTGATAAAAGCCATAGATATCAAAGGATCAATTATCACTATTGACGCTGCAGGCTGTCAGAAAAAAATTGTGGAAGACATTCGCAGGGCAGGAGGCGATTACGTGATAGCTCTAAAAGGCAACCAAGGAACTTTACATGATGAAGCCCAAAACTTCTTCGATCAGGCAAGGGAGGTTGAATATGAAGGGGCAGAGTGTGCTAGGGCCAAGAAAATTGAAAAAGCTCATGGAAGAATCGAGGAGCGAGAAGTTGCTGTAGCCAGTAACCTAGAATGGTTAGACTGTCGAGAAGAGTGGCAAGACTTAAAGACTCTTATCGAAGTAACTTCAAGACGAGAAGTTAGGGGGAAAGTTAGCGTAGAAAAACGTCACTACATCTCAAGCCTTTCTTTAATTCCTCAGGAGGCGATAAAGCTAGTGCGAGGGCACTGGGGAATAGAGAACCATCTTCATTGGATGATGGACGTAGTTTTCAAAGAAGATGCCTGTTGTATAAGCACGGGTAATGCCCCTGAGAATTTTGCGGTTTTTCGGCGAATGGCGCAGTCGATACTTCAGGTAGATGCAAAGGGAACAAAAGGGATAGCAAAGAGACGGCGGCTAGCTGGGTGGAACGATAGCTATCTTATTAAACTACTTGGAATATTAATCAACGACATCTCTGTAAAGTCTTTTTTATGAAAAGTCCCTGGTTTTTTCATCACTTTCCCCGTATTTTGAACGGACTAGTTTATTAATTAGGGAAAATAAAAACAAGGCCCGACGAAAGTCGGGCCCACTCTCCGGATGCTGGATTCGAACCAGCGACCAATAGATTAACAGTCTACTGCTCTACCGCTGAGCTAATCCGGAATAGAGAGGGTCATCATAACCTCTTCAAGATTTTAGATCAAGGGTCCCAAGATTTTTGTATTCAAACGCAAACAGTTCGGTTAAGATGTTTGACTATGGACCAGCTCAGCGGATACATTGACACCATCGTTTTTGCAAGTGAGGAAACCGGCTTCACTGTGGCACGCCTTAAGACGCCCAAACAAAGCGATCTGATCACTGTCGTCGGTTCAATGCCTGGGATCAGTCCTGGAGAAACCCTTCACTGCCGCGGTATTTGGAAACATCATGCCCGCCATGGAAGGCAATTTGAAGTGCAAAATTTCGAACTAACAGCTCCTGTTGATATCCTGGGAATCCAGAAATATTTAGAGTCAGGGATGGTCAAAGGGGTTGGACCTGTCTATGCCAAGCGTATTGTTGAAACCTTTGGGGTCAAAACCCTTGAAATTATCGATAAACACCCTCATCGGCTCACCGAGGTCTCTGGAATCGGGGCCAAAAGAATCAAGAAAATTGAGGACTGTTGGAGCGAACAAAAGTCCATCCGCAATGTCATGATCTTTTTGCAGACCCACCAAGTCCGCCCCTCCTTTGCCCAAAAGATTTTCAAGAAATATGGGGAAGAGAGTATTGAAAAGGTAAAGGAAAATCCTTACGTTCTTGCAAAAGAAATTTACGGTGTTGGCTTTAAAACAGCTGATGAGCTCGCCCAAAACCTCGGTGTCACTAAAGACTCCCCTCTTCGGATTAAAGCGGGCATTGAGCACGTCCTATGGGAACTAAGCAACGACGGAAATGTCTGCTACTTAAAAGAAGCCTTCATTCCCGAAGCCGAAAAAATCCTTGAAGTCGATGGATCACTTATCGCTGAGCAGATTGGTACTCTTGAGATGGAAGGTCACATCATAGAAGATACTCTAGATGGTAAACCCCACATTTGGATCCGTCCTCTCTATAATGCAGAATGGGGAGTCGCCCGAGAGCTGCAAAGAATCTATGAAGCCCCTTGCAAAATCCGCACAGTCACGCTTGACAAAGCGGTCGATTGGGCACAGGAAACGCACCGCATCCGCTTTGCTAAAGAGCAAAAGAAAGCGATTGAAGAAAGCCTCGAGGAAAAAATCCATATTGTTACAGGAGGACCTGGGACAGGAAAGAGCACGATCACCCGAGCGATCCTCTCTATTACTTCTAAAGTAACCGATAAGATCACCCTTGCTGCTCCCACTGGGCGCGCCGCAAAACGGATGAGTGAAATTACGGGAAGAAAAGCCTTTACAATTCACAGCCTTCTAGAATTTGACTTCAATGGAGGAGGCTTTAAAAGAAATCGCGATAACCCCCTAACTTCCCGCCTCATCATTATCGATGAAGCAAGTATGATTGATACCCTCTTAATGTATAGCCTCCTAAAGGCAGTTCCCGATGAAACTCGACTTATTTTTATTGGTGATATAGACCAACTTCCAAGTGTCGGAGCAGGGAATGTCTTGAAGGATATGATCTACTCTGAAACACTCCCTGTCACCCGCCTTAAATGGATTTTTCGACAAGGTAAAGGATCTCGCATCATTGCCAATGCCCACCGGATTAATGCAGGCTACTTTCCTGAGACTGAGCATGAACAAGGGAGCGATTTTGTCTTTTTTAATGTCGAATCTCCTGATGAAATTCTCGGAAAAATCATCCAGCTCATCGAACATCATATCCCTGAAAAATTCCCCTTCAATGCCATCGATGATATTCAGGTTCTCTCTCCAATGAAAAAAGGGATCATTGGAACAGACAATCTTAACCATGCGCTTCAACAAAAACTGAATCCCCAATCCCTGCACCTTGTTCGAATGGGTCGCCACTTTAATATCCACGACAAAGTGATGCAAATACGGAACAACTACGATAAAAAAGTCTACAACGGCGATGTCGGTCGGATTACAGCAATCAACATGGAAGAACAAGAGCTCACAGTGACCTTTGACGGAAAAGATGTACAGTACGATTTCTGCGATATCGATGAGCTTATGCTCGCATACGCCGTTTCGATCCACAAATATCAAGGAAGTGAATGCCCCTGCGTCATCATCCCTGTCCATACCTCACACTTCAAGCTACTTTTCCGTAACCTTCTCTACACAGGGATCACCCGCGGCAAAAAACTTGTCATTCTTCTAGGCACAAAAAAGGCCTTGGCTATCGCAGTCAAGACCGATAACGTGAAGACCCGTTACACAGGCCTTCAGTATTTTCTAGAAGATTCACTTTCTAAACAGGGCCAAGAAAACCCTATCTCTTCCTAAAATACCTTTTCAACTAGATGATATAGCCAACAAAGATCTATTCAATTCCTTGAAATTAAATTAAATAATTGCTAGAATCTAGGTAGGACCAGTAGGTTTATTACGAATTTCATGAGAAATCAGGAGCAGGACCATGAAAAAGAAATCTAAAAAACTAATCAACAAAGTTTTACGCAAATTCAAGCGAAAAACTCGTTTTCAGCGTGCCATGAGATCCTTTAAAGGATTTATGGGAATTTAAGCGATTGGGCTCCCCAGGGGAGCCCCTTGTATCTCTAATACTTCCAGTGACTTAGACTCTCCTGCTGCCAGGATCATTCCTTGACTCTCCACTCCCATGAGTTTTGCCGGTTTTAGATTTGCTACAAGAGCAACCTTTTTCCCTATCAGCCCCCCTGGATCAGGGTATTGCTTCCGGATCCCCGAAACAACTGTCCGACGCTCAAATCCAAGATCTAGCTCAATCTTATAGAGCTTATCGCTCTTTGGAATCTCACTTGCGGAAAGGATCTGAGCTACCCGAATATCGAGCTTCTGAAAAGCATCAAAGGTGATCGGGTCCTTCAAATCTCCAGCAGGCTTTAGAGCATTTTTTAGGTCTTCAAGTTGTTTTTCAATCACGGTATCCTCTACTTTGGAAAAGAGCATTTCCGGCTTCGGGAAAGTGCGATGCGCTGGAATACCGGTCTCTAAAACGCCATTCCAAGTTTGATTTTTTAATGGTTCTTCATTGCCAAGAAGATGCCAAAGCTTTTCAGCAGTTTCAGGAATAATGGGGAAGGAGACAAGAGCCAGTGTATTCAGGGCGAGCAAACAGCAAGCAATCGTCGTATTCCGACCATCTTCACTATCCTTCCAAGGTTTTTTATGGTCGAAGTAAATGTTCCCTTTTTGAGCAAGTTCCATAATAAGCTGAGTCGCTTTCCGCAAATGATAGTGATCATAAGCCTGATGAATCGTTTTCGATAGCTCTTCAATTTTTTCTAGAAAACGTTCATCGTCATGCTTCAAATCTCCAAAAGGAGGCATTACACCTCCGCACTTGCTTTGAGTGAAAACAAGGACACGGTTCACAAGATTCCCATATTTCCCTAAGAGTTCGCTATTACAGCGCATCTGAAAATCCTTCCATGAAAACTCACTATCTTGTGTTTCAGGAGCATTTGCAGCAATAGCATACCGAATCTGATCGGAAGAAAAGTGTTTAAAAAACTCCTCTAGGTCGACATACCAACCAGCCGATTTACTAAATTGCTTCCCCTCGAGATTATAAAATTCATTTGCAGGAAGCTCGTCTACAATTTTGTAGGGTTCATCTTGTCCCATGGTCATTGCTGGGAAAAAAATCGCATGAAAGGGGATGTTATCCTTCCCGATAAAGTTGATCAGTTTTGTCTTTTCATCGCACCAGTATTGCTTCCACGCTTCGGGCTCTCCTTTCTTCTCAGCCCACTCTTTTGTTGCTGAAATATACCCAATGGGCGCGTCAAACCAAACGTAAAGAACCTTTCCTTCAGCCCCTTCGAGGGGAACAGGAACCCCCCAATCTGAATCACGGGTAATCGCCCGAGGTTTCAAATCATCGATATAGTTCTGGGCAAAATTCATCACATTGGATTTCCAATGTTTTTTCTTGATCCACTTTGAAAGCTCATCTTTGAACAGATCAAACCGGAGAAACCAGTGCTTTGTCGGTTTTAGGATGAGTGGAGCACCATTGAGTTTTGAACGAGGGTTCTTGAGATCCGTCGCCTCGTAACTCGAAGCACATTTAGGGCATTCATCCCCTCTAGCCTCTTCGAACCCACATTTAGGGCACGTCCCCTGAACATACCGATCTGCCAAAAACCGCTTATCCTTTTCGGAATAGAGCTGGTCAGTAACCTTCTCTTCAATATATCCATTTTTGTGGAGCTGCTTGAAATAGGTTTGAGTAGGTTCTATGTGCCCTTTCCAGGTAGTCCGTGAGTAGTGATCAAAACCAATGTTCATTTGCTTGAAAAAGTCAGAAAGAACTAAGTGAAAATGATCAACATGCTCTTTAGGAGTTCGCCCAGCCACCTCAGCGCTCAAGGTAATCGCCACCCCATGTTCATCGGAACCACAAATATAGAGAACATCATGACCCAGAAGTCTCTGAAAACGCGCATAGCAATCCGCGGGCAAGTATGCCCCAGCAATATGACCAAAATGCAGTGGCCCATTTGCATAAGGAAGTGCTGCCGTTATCAGAACTCTCTTCACTCTTGCTCTTCTTCCACTTTTTCTTGTTTTGGTGGGTTTTTACGGATCTCTTTGAGCATCTGTGTCACATTAAGATCTTCATTTCCACTTTGGATTTGTCTTTGCGCCACATCGATGGCGTAGTGCGTCAACTGAAAGTTATCCGAAAATAGGGTGATATAACTTTCTTTAGTTAGTTCATCTTGTGCCATGATTTCCTCCTTCGTGATTCTTGGCTACTATAATACTCTTTAATACCGTATAGGCAGTCTCTAAATCGTCATTAACGATCGTATAGTCATAATGTTTTGCCTGATCCATCTCATACTGGGCCCATTTCAGCCGTTTTTTGAGGGTCTCAGGCGACTCAGTTCTGCGATTTTTTAGTCTCTCTTCAAGAATTTCTATTGAAGGCGGTTCTATGAAAATGTAAAGAGCCTTTGTTTTTTTCTTAATCTCCATTGCTCCTTGAGTATCGATCACCAAAATGACGTGCTTCCCGTCTGTACGCTGCGCCTCAACAAGCTCTTTTGAGGTTCCGTATCGATTCCCAAATACCGTCGCATATTCCAAAAACTCTCCCTTTTTCACTCTCTTCTCAAACGCCTCATCAGTCAGAAAAACATAATCTTTTCCATCAATTTCCCCGGGGCGAGGCTTTCGAGTTGTGCACGAAATACTTTGAACCACTTCTTCAGGGTATTCTTCCTTCAACATATGAACAAGAGTCGTTTTTCCTGTTCCTGCTGGAGCACTTACAATGATCAGTTCACCTTTCTTACTCATTCGATATTCTGCAATTGCTCCCGGATCTTTTCGAGTTCACTTTTTACCGACAAAATCAACTGTGTAATCCCGAGCTCCTGCGATTTTGCCGCAATGGTATTAACCTCACGATTCATTTCTTGTATAAGAAAATCAAGCTCCCGTCCTACCCTCCGCTTATCTTCACTTAAAATATCACGAAACTGTTTGACATGAGAAGCAAGACGCGTGATTTCTTCAGTAACATCCACCTTGTCCGCAAAAATGACTAGCTCCCGGGTCAAACGATCCTCATCCGCCTCATGATTCGTCTTGATCTCTTCAAGTTTTTTCGCCAAACGCTCATGAAATCGCTTTGGAGCTTCCTTTGTGAGCTTTTCTACCTTGTCGACGTTCTCCACAATCTGGCAAAGGCGCGGAAGAATATCTTCTTTGAGAGCACTCGCCTCTGTTTCCTTCATCGCAATAAAAGCAAGCATTGCTTCATCAAACCCTTGCATCAACTCATTTTCAAAAGTCTTATCAATCTTTTGGGCTGCGGGAGAAGAGGTCATCACAAATTGCATCAATGAGGAAAATGGAACAGCTTCTTCCTTCTTATAACCAAGCCCTAATGCACACTCCATCCATTCTTTATGAATCTCCTTCATTGCTCCTAGACTAGGAACTTCATAAGAGGTCCCTTGACCGCTATCCTTTGTAATCCGGATGGTAACATTGCCTCGCTTTACCTCTTCACCCAAGCGCTTCCTGAGCCCCATATCCAAAAAAAGAAGTTCTTTTGGAATATTCGAGTGGATGTCTAAACTTTTTCGATTTACCGAATGAATTTCGATGATAAAGTGCCCCACGCCGGTTCTAAGGTGAGACCGTCCATAGGCTGTCATGCTACGCGCCATAGAGAAAATCCTAATTTGGTTGTGAGGGTTTTATAACTGATTCACTGCTGCAAGTCAAGGAACGCACTGGCTCGAAAGAAGTTCGATGAATCGGGCAAGGGCCATAAGCCCTAAGGGCCTCTACATGTCGCTTCGTTCCATATCCTTTGTGGCGATCAAATCCATAGTGAGGATACTGTTCATGGAGCTGCTTCATCAAAATGTCTCGATGATGCTTAGCAATGATCGAAGCAGCCCCAATACTTAGTGAACGACTATCCCCCTTAATCACCGCCTTAGCCGCAATGTGTGTCGGGGGAAGGTGATTACCATCAATGAGAAGATAATCAGGCTCAAAGTCAAGCGCGTTCACTGCTAGTGCCATAGCCCTAAGAGTAGCCTGCAAAATATTGATCTTATCGATGACTACACTTTCAAGAACGCCAATGCCATAGTGGATGTCAGGGTGGGTGGTGAGCACATGATAGAGCTCCTCCCGTTTCTCAGGAGTGAGCTTCTTGCTGTCATCAATCCCCTCAATTTGAAGTCCTCTAGGAAGAATGCAGGCAGCAGCAGTAACGGGACCGGCAAGGGGACCTCGCCCCGCTTCATCTACACCTGCAATCAGCCGGCGCCCAGTATTATAAGCGCTCTCTTCAAAAAAGGTTCGATCGTTCAACCCTACTCCGATTTAGGAGTTTCATCTTCAGGCTTTTTCTCCTCTTTAGAAGCCTCAGCCTTTGTTTCTACCTTTGGAGGTGCAGGATCTTCTATAAGAGCTGGACTTTTTTTGTCCTTTTTCCGCCCAATCTTTTCCTTAACCTTCGCTGCTTTTCCAGCAGTTCCGCGGAGGTAATAAAGTTTTGCTCGTCTCACTTTTCCTAATCGAACAACTTCAATCTTAGCAATTCGGGGGCTGTGTAGTGGGAATACCCGCTCCATTCCAGCGCCGTAAGCGACTCGGTACATCGAAAAAGTTTCAGAAATACCCGAGCCTTTTCGAGCAATTACAGTTCCAGCAAAAACCTGGATTCTTTCTTTTTCCCCTTCGATAATACGGATGTGAACTTTGATCGTGTCGCCGACATTAAAATGGGGGATGTCTGCCTTAAGTTGACTGGTTTCAATTTCCTCAAGTAGCGCATCGCGGCTCATGATTCATTTCTCCTGATTAGATATTCTAGTTTTTAAGTCGGGTCGAACCCGCTTTGTTTTCTTTTGCGCCTGCATTTCTCGCCAAGCCTTAATTTCAGCATGATTCCCGTTTTTTAAAACCTCAGGAACCTCTCTTCCTTCAAAAATAGGAGGCCGGGTATAAACCGGACAATCAAACATCCCATTTTCAAAAGAGTCTTGCTGCGCTGCCTCTTCGTTTCCAATCACTCCCGGAATAAAGCGGGAGACACTATCAACTAGGACAATGGCAGCCGGGGCGCCACTCGTAAGTACATAATCCCCAATGCTAATCTCTTCATCGACTTCGCTCTCAATTGCGCGCTCATCGATCCCCTCATAATGGCCGCATACAACAATCAAATGTGGTTTTTTGGCCAGTTCCCCACACCGTTTAGCAGTGAGAGGTTTTCCCTGAGGGGTCAGATAGACCACATGGGAATCTTCTTTCTTAACACTTCGCACAGCCTTTGTGACAGGTTCTGCCATTAGGACCATTCCTGGTCCACCTCCGTACGGACGATCATCGATTTGCTGATATCTTCCTGAAGAAAAATCCCTCATATTCACAAGGTTAATCTCCAACAACCCCTTTTCCCGTCCTCTTTTAATCATACTGACATCAAAGGGGCCTTCAAAATAGTCCGGAAAGAGGGACAGGATATCGTAGCGCATCGAAAAAACTACTTCTTTTTCGCTTTGCGCTTCTCGCTACGCTTTTTCACTTTTGCAAGCTCTCGATCACGAATACTCTTGATCACCCCGGGAGCTTTTCGAGCAATTAAAGCATGTGCTTTTTCAGTTAGCTCAGCTCCATTATCAACCCAAAACTGGATGCGATCTTCTTTAACTACAGCATCTTTCCCCTCTTCATGATGAGGATCATAATGCCCGAGGTTTTCAACGTATTTCCCATCTCTTGGAGAGCGAGAATCTGCAACAACTAAGCGATAAGTCAATCTATTGGTTCGGCCCTGTTGTCTTAGGCGAATCTTTAGTGCCATCTATGTAAACTCCAATTCACAAATTGTAAGACTGTCCATCATAAACCATACCCGAAAAAAATGGTATTAAAAACCACCGTGGCCCTTCCAATTTCTAATTTTATCAAAAAATCCGTTCAATTTTTGAAAAAAATATAGAAAAAAAATCGATTAATACAGGATGAGTCCTGATGGCAATATTAACCGACTCAAACAAAAAAAACACTGTTGGATTAGATAGAATAAACGATTTTCTTCATCCAGTCAGCATCTCAAAGTTTAATGTTAATAAAGCTTTACACACGTATCTACAGACTGGATTAAAGACCCACAAAGATCA
The window above is part of the Candidatus Neptunochlamydia sp. REUL1 genome. Proteins encoded here:
- a CDS encoding ISAs1 family transposase, with translation MSKKQVAKFYSEVDQLLDQQAFIESIEIEFKDIQDPRAKDNLSYPLVALLVIILAAVIAGANAIIHIHEYACTKISLFQRLLGIKKPPSYTVFWWLLVMLNPQKLQETFIRWMKALPVEVKKQIIAIDGKRLNGASKQTVHLVSAWETGRSLLLGQVKTEEKSNEITAIPELIKAIDIKGSIITIDAAGCQKKIVEDIRRAGGDYVIALKGNQGTLHDEAQNFFDQAREVEYEGAECARAKKIEKAHGRIEEREVAVASNLEWLDCREEWQDLKTLIEVTSRREVRGKVSVEKRHYISSLSLIPQEAIKLVRGHWGIENHLHWMMDVVFKEDACCISTGNAPENFAVFRRMAQSILQVDAKGTKGIAKRRRLAGWNDSYLIKLLGILINDISVKSFL
- the recD2 gene encoding SF1B family DNA helicase RecD2, whose translation is MDQLSGYIDTIVFASEETGFTVARLKTPKQSDLITVVGSMPGISPGETLHCRGIWKHHARHGRQFEVQNFELTAPVDILGIQKYLESGMVKGVGPVYAKRIVETFGVKTLEIIDKHPHRLTEVSGIGAKRIKKIEDCWSEQKSIRNVMIFLQTHQVRPSFAQKIFKKYGEESIEKVKENPYVLAKEIYGVGFKTADELAQNLGVTKDSPLRIKAGIEHVLWELSNDGNVCYLKEAFIPEAEKILEVDGSLIAEQIGTLEMEGHIIEDTLDGKPHIWIRPLYNAEWGVARELQRIYEAPCKIRTVTLDKAVDWAQETHRIRFAKEQKKAIEESLEEKIHIVTGGPGTGKSTITRAILSITSKVTDKITLAAPTGRAAKRMSEITGRKAFTIHSLLEFDFNGGGFKRNRDNPLTSRLIIIDEASMIDTLLMYSLLKAVPDETRLIFIGDIDQLPSVGAGNVLKDMIYSETLPVTRLKWIFRQGKGSRIIANAHRINAGYFPETEHEQGSDFVFFNVESPDEILGKIIQLIEHHIPEKFPFNAIDDIQVLSPMKKGIIGTDNLNHALQQKLNPQSLHLVRMGRHFNIHDKVMQIRNNYDKKVYNGDVGRITAINMEEQELTVTFDGKDVQYDFCDIDELMLAYAVSIHKYQGSECPCVIIPVHTSHFKLLFRNLLYTGITRGKKLVILLGTKKALAIAVKTDNVKTRYTGLQYFLEDSLSKQGQENPISS
- the metG gene encoding methionine--tRNA ligase, producing MKRVLITAALPYANGPLHFGHIAGAYLPADCYARFQRLLGHDVLYICGSDEHGVAITLSAEVAGRTPKEHVDHFHLVLSDFFKQMNIGFDHYSRTTWKGHIEPTQTYFKQLHKNGYIEEKVTDQLYSEKDKRFLADRYVQGTCPKCGFEEARGDECPKCASSYEATDLKNPRSKLNGAPLILKPTKHWFLRFDLFKDELSKWIKKKHWKSNVMNFAQNYIDDLKPRAITRDSDWGVPVPLEGAEGKVLYVWFDAPIGYISATKEWAEKKGEPEAWKQYWCDEKTKLINFIGKDNIPFHAIFFPAMTMGQDEPYKIVDELPANEFYNLEGKQFSKSAGWYVDLEEFFKHFSSDQIRYAIAANAPETQDSEFSWKDFQMRCNSELLGKYGNLVNRVLVFTQSKCGGVMPPFGDLKHDDERFLEKIEELSKTIHQAYDHYHLRKATQLIMELAQKGNIYFDHKKPWKDSEDGRNTTIACCLLALNTLALVSFPIIPETAEKLWHLLGNEEPLKNQTWNGVLETGIPAHRTFPKPEMLFSKVEDTVIEKQLEDLKNALKPAGDLKDPITFDAFQKLDIRVAQILSASEIPKSDKLYKIELDLGFERRTVVSGIRKQYPDPGGLIGKKVALVANLKPAKLMGVESQGMILAAGESKSLEVLEIQGAPLGSPIA
- the gmk gene encoding guanylate kinase, with the protein product MSKKGELIIVSAPAGTGKTTLVHMLKEEYPEEVVQSISCTTRKPRPGEIDGKDYVFLTDEAFEKRVKKGEFLEYATVFGNRYGTSKELVEAQRTDGKHVILVIDTQGAMEIKKKTKALYIFIEPPSIEILEERLKNRRTESPETLKKRLKWAQYEMDQAKHYDYTIVNDDLETAYTVLKSIIVAKNHEGGNHGTR
- a CDS encoding YicC/YloC family endoribonuclease translates to MTAYGRSHLRTGVGHFIIEIHSVNRKSLDIHSNIPKELLFLDMGLRKRLGEEVKRGNVTIRITKDSGQGTSYEVPSLGAMKEIHKEWMECALGLGYKKEEAVPFSSLMQFVMTSSPAAQKIDKTFENELMQGFDEAMLAFIAMKETEASALKEDILPRLCQIVENVDKVEKLTKEAPKRFHERLAKKLEEIKTNHEADEDRLTRELVIFADKVDVTEEITRLASHVKQFRDILSEDKRRVGRELDFLIQEMNREVNTIAAKSQELGITQLILSVKSELEKIREQLQNIE
- a CDS encoding ribonuclease HII; this encodes MNDRTFFEESAYNTGRRLIAGVDEAGRGPLAGPVTAAACILPRGLQIEGIDDSKKLTPEKREELYHVLTTHPDIHYGIGVLESVVIDKINILQATLRAMALAVNALDFEPDYLLIDGNHLPPTHIAAKAVIKGDSRSLSIGAASIIAKHHRDILMKQLHEQYPHYGFDRHKGYGTKRHVEALRAYGPCPIHRTSFEPVRSLTCSSESVIKPSQPN
- the trmD gene encoding tRNA (guanosine(37)-N1)-methyltransferase TrmD, which translates into the protein MRYDILSLFPDYFEGPFDVSMIKRGREKGLLEINLVNMRDFSSGRYQQIDDRPYGGGPGMVLMAEPVTKAVRSVKKEDSHVVYLTPQGKPLTAKRCGELAKKPHLIVVCGHYEGIDERAIESEVDEEISIGDYVLTSGAPAAIVLVDSVSRFIPGVIGNEEAAQQDSFENGMFDCPVYTRPPIFEGREVPEVLKNGNHAEIKAWREMQAQKKTKRVRPDLKTRISNQEK